One Ostreibacterium oceani genomic region harbors:
- a CDS encoding TRAP transporter large permease codes for MGWIMLAAMIILLLLGFPMMIPLLLGAAIGFYEIFSGFSKMDFMVQQMMAGIRPASLIAVPMFILAADIMTRGESANRLIDMVMKFIGHVKGGLAISTATACTLFGAVSGSTQATVVAVGTPLRPRMLKAGYKDSFVLALIVNASDIAFLIPPSIGMIIYGVVSKTSIAELFIAGIGPGILILCFFAIYSVIYAHIHKVPTEPKATWPERFIAVKQALWPLGFPVIIVGGIYTGIFSPTEAAAICVAYAFILEFIVFKTLSLSDIYKTAQSTGLITAVVFILVGAGAAFSYVISLAQIPQAIMAGIGIADMGPIAILVTISIAFFIGCMFVDPIVVILILVPIFAPVVNAAGLDPVLVGVIITLQVAIGSATPPFGCDIFTAIAVFKRPYIEVIRGTPPFIFILLATSALLIIFPQIALFLRDIAFDK; via the coding sequence ATGGGTTGGATAATGCTCGCTGCCATGATTATTTTACTTCTCCTCGGCTTTCCGATGATGATACCACTGCTCTTGGGCGCGGCCATTGGATTCTATGAGATTTTTAGTGGATTCAGTAAAATGGATTTTATGGTACAGCAGATGATGGCTGGCATTCGCCCTGCTTCTCTCATTGCTGTGCCGATGTTTATTTTGGCCGCCGATATTATGACGCGTGGCGAATCCGCTAACCGACTGATTGATATGGTGATGAAATTCATCGGTCACGTCAAAGGCGGGCTGGCGATTAGTACGGCCACTGCCTGTACGCTGTTTGGCGCTGTCTCAGGCTCAACACAAGCCACGGTCGTCGCCGTAGGCACACCGCTGCGTCCCCGCATGCTAAAAGCAGGCTACAAAGACTCTTTTGTACTCGCCCTCATTGTCAATGCGAGTGATATCGCCTTTTTAATCCCACCAAGTATCGGCATGATTATCTATGGCGTTGTCTCCAAAACCTCCATCGCTGAGCTCTTTATCGCAGGGATTGGGCCAGGCATTCTAATTCTTTGTTTTTTTGCCATTTACAGTGTGATTTATGCGCATATCCACAAAGTCCCCACCGAACCAAAAGCGACTTGGCCTGAGCGTTTTATTGCCGTCAAGCAAGCCCTATGGCCACTGGGCTTCCCCGTCATTATTGTCGGCGGAATTTATACTGGTATCTTTAGCCCCACCGAAGCCGCCGCGATTTGTGTGGCTTATGCCTTTATTCTTGAATTCATTGTTTTTAAAACCCTATCGCTATCTGATATTTACAAAACAGCACAATCTACTGGGTTAATCACTGCAGTTGTCTTTATTCTGGTCGGTGCTGGTGCGGCGTTTTCCTATGTCATTTCGTTAGCACAAATCCCACAAGCCATTATGGCAGGCATCGGCATTGCAGACATGGGGCCAATCGCCATTCTGGTCACTATATCCATCGCATTTTTTATCGGCTGTATGTTTGTCGATCCGATTGTGGTCATCTTGATTCTTGTGCCCATTTTTGCCCCCGTTGTCAACGCAGCTGGCTTAGACCCTGTTTTGGTTGGTGTCATTATTACGCTACAGGTTGCGATTGGTTCAGCGACACCGCCATTTGGTTGTGATATATTTACCGCCATTGCCGTCTTTAAACGTCCTTATATCGAAGTCATTAGAGGCACACCGCCCTTTATATTCATTCTACTGGCAACGTCTGCCCTGCTGATTATTTTTCCGCAAATTGCGCTCTTTTTGCGTGATATTGCTTTTGATAAATGA
- a CDS encoding TRAP transporter small permease, protein MSNLESSPHQSSLPGVLGTLDRFVSRIESFMLASGVLIMAIATIANVIGRMTFGSIFFIEELNRILIIFITFSGLSYAARHGRHIRMTAFFDMLGHKPRKILMIIIALVTAVCMLALSYYAFSYIAGMMKKGRILPALQIPVWFIYVWVPIGFFMTGVQYLLTAIKNYLADDIYLSTQVVDGYQESEIEI, encoded by the coding sequence ATGTCAAACCTTGAATCTAGCCCGCATCAATCATCATTACCTGGCGTACTCGGCACGCTAGACCGCTTTGTCAGTCGTATTGAATCGTTTATGCTAGCATCGGGCGTATTGATTATGGCAATTGCCACTATTGCCAATGTCATCGGACGCATGACGTTTGGATCAATCTTTTTTATCGAAGAACTTAATCGAATTTTGATTATCTTTATTACTTTCTCAGGGCTAAGCTACGCTGCCAGACATGGCAGACATATCCGCATGACCGCTTTTTTCGACATGTTGGGGCACAAACCCAGAAAAATATTGATGATTATCATCGCGCTGGTGACTGCTGTTTGCATGCTCGCACTCAGCTATTATGCATTTAGCTATATTGCAGGAATGATGAAAAAAGGACGAATACTCCCTGCGCTACAAATCCCTGTTTGGTTTATTTATGTATGGGTGCCCATTGGATTTTTTATGACTGGGGTGCAATATTTATTAACGGCAATCAAAAACTATTTGGCGGACGACATCTACCTATCAACACAGGTAGTTGACGGCTACCAAGAATCTGAAATCGAAATTTAA
- a CDS encoding TRAP transporter substrate-binding protein, with the protein MIKKALYTPLIASAFIAHVASAEQWKYAFEESLTEVQGVYATKFKEHIEANSDYTIQLFPYGTLGESADIMEQAQAGILQFVNQSPGFTGALIPEAQVFFIPYILPADQDHLARFFKESKAVNEDFKTLYADQGLELLKMYPEGEVAMTTKEAINTCSDLDGVKFRVMTNPLLVETYKSFGATPTPLPWGEVYGGLQTNIIQGQENPTFYLYSTKIYEVTDHITYTGHSNFTTAIMANQDFYSELSEADQQLVQDAAAAAFDYIVEYQKALETTELEKIKAAKPDMNITVLSDEQRQCFKDAAAEVEAKFVEMTGDSGNAILTQLKADLEATK; encoded by the coding sequence ATGATAAAAAAAGCCCTGTACACACCACTCATTGCCAGCGCATTTATCGCTCACGTTGCGTCTGCCGAGCAATGGAAATATGCATTCGAAGAATCTCTCACTGAAGTACAAGGCGTATATGCCACCAAATTCAAAGAACATATCGAGGCCAATTCAGATTACACCATCCAGCTATTTCCTTATGGTACACTGGGCGAGTCTGCTGACATCATGGAACAAGCACAAGCGGGCATTTTACAGTTTGTTAATCAATCACCGGGATTTACTGGTGCGTTAATCCCTGAAGCACAGGTTTTCTTTATTCCTTATATTTTACCCGCTGATCAAGACCATTTGGCACGCTTTTTCAAAGAGAGCAAAGCCGTCAACGAAGACTTCAAAACACTCTATGCCGATCAAGGGCTAGAGTTACTCAAAATGTATCCCGAGGGTGAAGTCGCCATGACGACCAAAGAAGCCATCAATACGTGTAGTGATTTAGACGGTGTGAAATTTCGCGTAATGACTAACCCATTGCTCGTCGAGACATACAAATCATTTGGTGCGACACCAACACCGCTACCCTGGGGCGAAGTCTACGGCGGACTACAAACCAACATCATCCAAGGTCAAGAAAACCCGACTTTCTACCTTTACTCAACCAAAATTTATGAAGTCACAGACCACATTACCTATACAGGTCATAGCAACTTCACCACGGCGATTATGGCGAACCAAGATTTTTACAGTGAGCTATCTGAAGCCGATCAACAGCTAGTCCAAGACGCCGCTGCTGCTGCATTTGACTATATTGTTGAGTACCAGAAAGCACTAGAAACCACCGAACTCGAGAAAATCAAAGCCGCCAAGCCCGACATGAACATCACCGTGCTAAGCGATGAACAACGTCAATGCTTCAAAGATGCGGCTGCAGAAGTCGAAGCCAAATTCGTCGAAATGACAGGTGACTCTGGCAACGCTATACTGACACAGCTAAAAGCAGACTTAGAAGCGACTAAATAA
- a CDS encoding M24 family metallopeptidase, which produces MKESRRRFSRQEYVDRQTKVRQSMREKGVDVLIVTDPSNMCWLTGYDAWSFYVHQCLVIDVNTALLWYGRIIDASAAQMTTDLPATDIIPYPDDYVMSTERHPMDYLCGVLRDRQLINGVIGVEMDNYYFSAKAYEALQQGLPKTKFVDATALVNWQRSVKSTAELTYMRQAGAIIKKVYDHILEKAEPGMAKNALVAEILHASVSGTDGVAGDYAAIVPLIGAGEEASACHLTWDDSLIEGDTGVFFEIAGVVSRYHCPCSRTVYFGKPQKKYREIEAVINEAIANTLPVFAPGRTCGEVAATFFDTLEKHGFNKDNRCGYPIGLSYPPDWGERTMSLRRTDTTVLQAGMTFHFMPGMWFDDWGFETTESLVVTEQGGECLSSVYRGMLVKP; this is translated from the coding sequence ATGAAAGAATCAAGACGACGGTTTAGCCGTCAAGAATATGTCGACAGACAAACCAAAGTCCGTCAATCGATGCGCGAAAAAGGGGTTGACGTATTAATCGTTACCGACCCATCCAATATGTGTTGGCTAACAGGGTATGATGCGTGGTCATTTTATGTACACCAGTGCTTGGTGATTGATGTCAATACGGCTTTGCTTTGGTACGGACGGATTATTGACGCATCAGCGGCCCAGATGACCACTGATTTGCCCGCTACGGACATTATTCCTTATCCCGATGATTATGTGATGTCAACCGAGCGCCACCCGATGGATTATCTTTGTGGCGTGTTGCGTGATCGTCAGCTAATAAATGGCGTGATTGGTGTGGAAATGGATAACTACTATTTTTCAGCCAAGGCCTATGAGGCGCTGCAACAAGGACTGCCAAAGACGAAATTTGTTGACGCAACCGCATTGGTTAACTGGCAGCGCAGTGTTAAATCGACGGCTGAACTGACCTATATGCGTCAAGCAGGCGCGATTATCAAAAAGGTGTACGACCATATTCTCGAAAAAGCAGAGCCTGGTATGGCGAAAAATGCCCTAGTGGCTGAAATTTTGCACGCCAGTGTCTCAGGGACGGATGGGGTTGCTGGTGATTATGCGGCTATTGTACCGCTGATTGGCGCTGGCGAAGAGGCATCTGCCTGCCATCTGACATGGGATGATTCGTTGATTGAAGGGGATACTGGTGTGTTTTTTGAGATAGCAGGCGTAGTGTCGCGATATCATTGTCCGTGCTCGCGCACCGTATACTTTGGGAAGCCACAAAAAAAATACCGAGAAATTGAAGCCGTAATTAATGAAGCGATTGCAAATACATTGCCCGTGTTTGCACCAGGACGGACCTGCGGCGAAGTGGCGGCGACTTTTTTTGATACGCTAGAAAAACACGGATTTAATAAAGACAATCGCTGCGGTTATCCAATTGGGCTATCTTATCCGCCTGATTGGGGTGAGCGCACCATGAGCCTGCGACGCACTGACACGACAGTGCTGCAGGCTGGGATGACGTTTCATTTTATGCCAGGCATGTGGTTTGATGACTGGGGGTTTGAGACGACTGAAAGCTTGGTGGTGACCGAGCAAGGCGGCGAGTGTTTGTCTAGTGTGTATCGAGGAATGCTCGTTAAGCCGTAA
- the doeB gene encoding N(2)-acetyl-L-2,4-diaminobutanoate deacetylase DoeB — MIETSITPTIDFEQSGIQHGFLRLPYSRDDSAWGAVMIPIAQIKNGEGPTALVTGGNHGDEYEGQIALLDFVNTCQLDDIQGTVIVVPAMNYPAAQVGSRVSPIDKGNLNRSFPGNPIGSVTEKIADYFTRYLVPRADYVLDMHSGGKTLDFIPFAACHYLADKAQEARCEAAMQAFGAPYEVKMLEIDATSLYDTAVEEQGKTFVTTELGGAGTTTPETVAIAKRGVANFLRHAGILQTLAEEEQQAPAIRIDMPDNRSYVFAEHEGILEPCVGLGDYVEQGQLVAKVHIGHRTAVLPFEYYAPRDGIVITRNFSSKLKMGDCLLVIGEIVGTSS; from the coding sequence ATGATTGAAACATCCATTACCCCCACGATTGATTTTGAACAATCGGGTATTCAACATGGTTTTTTAAGGTTGCCCTATTCGCGAGATGACTCTGCTTGGGGCGCGGTGATGATACCGATTGCCCAAATAAAAAATGGCGAAGGCCCCACGGCGCTTGTGACTGGCGGCAATCATGGCGATGAATACGAAGGTCAGATTGCGTTGCTAGATTTTGTCAATACGTGTCAGCTAGATGATATTCAGGGAACGGTTATCGTTGTGCCTGCCATGAATTATCCTGCGGCGCAAGTGGGTAGCCGTGTCTCGCCGATTGATAAAGGCAATTTGAATCGTTCCTTTCCAGGAAACCCCATTGGCAGCGTAACCGAAAAGATTGCAGATTATTTTACACGCTATTTAGTGCCACGCGCTGATTATGTCTTGGATATGCATTCAGGCGGCAAGACGCTGGATTTTATCCCGTTTGCGGCGTGTCATTATCTGGCCGACAAAGCGCAAGAAGCACGCTGTGAAGCCGCAATGCAAGCCTTTGGCGCACCCTACGAAGTCAAGATGCTAGAGATTGATGCGACCTCCCTCTATGACACGGCGGTCGAAGAACAAGGCAAGACTTTTGTAACAACCGAGCTGGGTGGCGCGGGCACAACGACACCAGAGACAGTCGCGATTGCTAAACGTGGCGTGGCTAACTTTTTGCGTCATGCAGGGATTTTACAGACGCTTGCTGAAGAAGAGCAACAAGCACCAGCCATTCGGATTGATATGCCTGATAATCGTTCGTATGTGTTTGCAGAGCACGAAGGCATTTTGGAGCCTTGCGTTGGGCTAGGGGATTATGTAGAGCAAGGGCAGTTAGTCGCCAAGGTTCACATCGGGCATCGTACAGCGGTGCTACCATTTGAGTATTATGCGCCGCGTGACGGGATTGTGATAACACGTAATTTTTCGTCTAAACTCAAAATGGGGGACTGCTTGCTGGTGATTGGTGAGATTGTTGGTACTTCATCATAA
- the ccmC gene encoding heme ABC transporter permease CcmC, producing the protein MTIMKTLKRWWHQLSSPHYFNKIAAICAPVFWMAALLLLVLGFVWGLFFAPPDYQQKDAFRIIYVHVPSAFLSMAVYVSMAVAGLIYYVWHIKLAAYYNRGMVLLGALFTVLALFTGAVWGKPMWGTYWSWRDPRLLAELLLLFLYLGYWSLTITIERKAFADKMGAILLVVGVINIPIIHYSVVWWNSLHQGATIMKLGKPSIDASMLWPLLICLLGFLCFTIAYGFAATRYQMIAANNEKRWLERLYS; encoded by the coding sequence ATGACTATAATGAAAACGCTGAAACGCTGGTGGCATCAGCTGTCCTCGCCGCATTATTTTAATAAAATAGCGGCGATTTGTGCGCCTGTTTTTTGGATGGCGGCACTGCTGTTGTTGGTGTTGGGGTTTGTTTGGGGGCTTTTTTTTGCACCGCCTGATTACCAGCAAAAAGATGCATTTCGTATTATCTATGTCCATGTGCCCAGTGCGTTTTTGTCGATGGCGGTTTACGTCTCGATGGCAGTGGCTGGGTTGATTTATTATGTGTGGCATATCAAACTAGCGGCGTACTATAATCGTGGCATGGTGTTGCTGGGTGCATTGTTTACCGTGCTGGCATTATTTACTGGCGCCGTCTGGGGCAAGCCAATGTGGGGGACGTACTGGTCATGGCGCGATCCACGCCTGTTGGCAGAACTGCTTTTGTTATTTTTGTATTTGGGTTATTGGTCGCTGACGATTACGATTGAGCGCAAAGCCTTTGCTGACAAAATGGGGGCGATTTTGTTGGTCGTTGGTGTGATAAATATCCCTATTATCCACTACAGTGTCGTTTGGTGGAACTCGCTACATCAGGGCGCCACGATTATGAAGCTAGGTAAGCCGTCAATTGATGCGAGCATGTTGTGGCCGTTACTTATTTGTTTGCTGGGTTTTTTATGCTTTACCATTGCCTATGGCTTTGCGGCGACGCGTTATCAAATGATTGCCGCGAACAATGAAAAGCGTTGGCTGGAGCGTCTCTACTCATGA
- the ccmD gene encoding heme exporter protein CcmD: MSNNNMLQDFLQVLHMSGYAVFVWSAFAMTMAVLIGVYCYVSSRLKAALKQQEEMNQAIKSQKSAQQLSPSPSEKINGGVG; this comes from the coding sequence ATGAGTAATAACAATATGTTACAAGATTTTTTGCAAGTTTTGCATATGAGTGGCTATGCGGTGTTTGTATGGTCTGCTTTTGCCATGACGATGGCGGTGTTGATCGGCGTGTATTGTTATGTGAGTAGCCGCTTAAAAGCGGCACTAAAACAGCAAGAAGAAATGAATCAAGCAATAAAATCACAGAAATCAGCGCAGCAATTGTCGCCATCGCCCTCCGAAAAAATCAATGGCGGTGTAGGATGA
- the ccmE gene encoding cytochrome c maturation protein CcmE — MKPARKRRLITLIAVLVGVSSALSLLLVAKGSNLNHYMEISEVHAGNAPIGKTISIGGLVEAGSIERTAGSLQVVFSVTDTKKNITVHYEGILPDLFREGQGVLARGKLIDKQTFVAHNILAKHDENYLPKEVKAELEKQGYFQQATPTLSGDDSSLRGADNTGYGGTGYGD, encoded by the coding sequence ATGAAACCGGCACGTAAACGACGTTTAATCACCCTAATAGCGGTGCTAGTCGGTGTTAGTAGTGCATTGTCACTATTGTTGGTTGCTAAGGGGTCTAATTTGAACCATTATATGGAAATATCCGAAGTGCATGCAGGCAACGCACCAATCGGTAAGACGATTAGCATTGGTGGATTGGTTGAAGCAGGTTCAATTGAACGCACAGCGGGTTCGCTTCAAGTAGTGTTTAGTGTGACCGATACCAAAAAAAATATTACCGTTCACTACGAAGGTATCTTGCCTGATTTGTTTCGCGAGGGGCAAGGTGTGCTAGCACGTGGAAAACTAATCGATAAACAGACCTTTGTGGCGCACAATATCTTGGCAAAGCACGACGAAAACTACCTCCCCAAAGAAGTCAAAGCCGAACTTGAAAAGCAAGGGTATTTTCAGCAGGCAACACCAACATTATCTGGCGATGATTCGTCATTGCGTGGCGCAGATAATACGGGTTATGGCGGTACGGGTTATGGCGATTAA
- a CDS encoding heme lyase CcmF/NrfE family subunit: protein MIFSIIELGHYALILALVMMFLQTLLGFFGAYAKELNSIAYSVRAVKVGFYLTTVSLVALAVGFLQNDFSVKYIASNSNAYLPWYYKVSAVWSNHEGSLLLWAWILALWNYLVAVKATHLPPSFRGKVFGVLGVISAGFFSFLILTSNPFERLLPGTAVGGFPLIGEDLNPLLHDIGLILHPPLLYVGYVGFSVSFAFIVAALLEGRLDTAWARWCRPWTMMAWSFLTLGIALGSWWAYYELGWGGWWFWDPVENASLMPWLAGTALIHCLAATEKRDVFKIWTAFLAISTFSLSLIGTFLVRSGVLTSVHAFANDPTRGIYILALLVLISGSAFLLLILRAHRLHGTGRFEWVSREMGLLLNNLLLCAACLIVFIGTLAPLFYDVLDWGQISVGPAYFNQMMLYVFVITLVFLMFAPYLHWKRNRLARFVPMLLIAAVFSLGLSALINAPFASFSWLAFALTALTLTAVLSTGWDAYQQSYRTKTGWRLPSKGYLAMLTGHLGFLVMSLGIILVSSYAVEIDRYVRSGETVEVGDYNFEMKGLSNHENKIYSASRIDFLVRDAENNVVGIMSPEKRQYEVSQMPTAESALRASLTEDIYVALGEPQDAGAWSVRFQIKPYIRWVWLGALIMSLATVFVLRDRRYRLKQSQAVS, encoded by the coding sequence ATGATTTTTTCTATTATAGAATTAGGACATTATGCGTTAATATTAGCGCTCGTCATGATGTTTTTACAAACCTTGCTGGGTTTTTTTGGTGCTTATGCCAAAGAGCTCAACAGCATCGCTTACAGTGTTCGCGCGGTAAAAGTAGGGTTTTATTTAACGACAGTATCGCTGGTGGCACTGGCCGTTGGTTTTTTGCAGAATGATTTCAGTGTCAAATATATTGCCTCTAACTCGAATGCCTATCTACCGTGGTATTATAAAGTGTCGGCGGTGTGGTCTAATCATGAAGGCTCATTATTGCTATGGGCGTGGATTTTGGCGCTGTGGAATTATCTTGTCGCTGTCAAGGCGACGCATTTGCCCCCCAGTTTTCGCGGCAAAGTTTTTGGCGTATTAGGTGTGATTAGCGCTGGATTTTTTTCTTTTCTTATTCTGACATCAAATCCGTTTGAACGATTACTGCCAGGCACGGCTGTTGGCGGATTCCCCTTGATTGGAGAAGACTTAAACCCGCTGTTGCATGACATTGGCCTGATTTTGCATCCGCCGCTGTTATATGTCGGTTATGTCGGGTTTTCGGTGTCGTTTGCGTTTATTGTTGCCGCTTTGTTAGAAGGTCGCTTGGATACGGCTTGGGCACGGTGGTGTCGGCCTTGGACGATGATGGCATGGTCATTTTTGACACTAGGTATTGCGTTGGGTAGTTGGTGGGCTTACTATGAATTGGGCTGGGGCGGTTGGTGGTTTTGGGATCCAGTAGAAAACGCCTCATTGATGCCGTGGCTTGCAGGGACGGCATTGATTCATTGCTTGGCAGCGACTGAAAAGCGCGATGTGTTTAAGATTTGGACGGCTTTTTTGGCGATTTCGACATTTTCTTTATCGCTGATTGGTACATTTTTAGTGCGCTCAGGCGTGCTCACTTCGGTACATGCCTTCGCCAACGACCCAACACGCGGTATTTATATCCTAGCATTGCTGGTGTTGATTTCAGGTAGTGCGTTTTTACTGTTGATTTTGCGCGCGCATCGGTTGCATGGTACGGGTCGATTTGAGTGGGTTTCACGAGAAATGGGGCTGTTGTTAAATAATCTGTTGCTGTGTGCGGCGTGTCTGATCGTCTTTATTGGTACGTTGGCGCCGCTGTTTTATGATGTGCTGGATTGGGGGCAAATTTCCGTCGGGCCTGCGTATTTCAACCAGATGATGCTTTATGTATTCGTTATTACTCTTGTTTTTTTAATGTTTGCGCCGTATTTGCACTGGAAACGTAATCGGCTTGCGCGATTTGTCCCGATGCTATTGATTGCCGCGGTATTTTCTTTGGGCTTGTCAGCCTTGATTAATGCGCCGTTTGCCTCGTTTAGTTGGTTGGCGTTTGCATTGACCGCGCTAACCCTAACGGCGGTTTTGTCGACTGGCTGGGATGCCTATCAGCAATCCTATCGAACCAAGACGGGCTGGCGATTACCGAGTAAAGGCTATTTAGCCATGCTAACCGGGCATTTGGGGTTTTTGGTCATGTCATTAGGTATTATTTTGGTGTCAAGCTATGCCGTGGAAATTGACCGTTATGTACGCTCAGGAGAGACGGTCGAGGTTGGCGATTATAATTTTGAAATGAAGGGCTTAAGCAATCACGAAAACAAAATTTATTCGGCTTCGCGGATTGATTTTTTGGTGCGTGATGCAGAAAATAACGTGGTAGGTATTATGTCGCCTGAAAAACGCCAATACGAAGTTTCGCAAATGCCAACCGCTGAATCAGCACTGCGAGCGAGTTTGACCGAGGATATTTATGTTGCCTTGGGCGAACCCCAAGATGCAGGGGCTTGGTCGGTGCGATTTCAAATTAAACCCTATATTCGTTGGGTATGGTTGGGGGCATTGATTATGTCACTGGCAACTGTATTTGTGCTCCGTGATCGACGCTATCGACTAAAACAATCTCAGGCAGTGTCATGA
- a CDS encoding DsbE family thiol:disulfide interchange protein, which translates to MKNNAIDTGISRTQWISLGVFLLAIAVVTVVFFRGLGRDPQALDLMTAGKPIPDFSLPNLLAESHLSRADLTTDQGFYLMNFWGSWCPACYDEHTFLMALGKKHALYGVNWKDDKADALAFLQNLGNPFKQIIVDKHSELAINMGVYGAPETFLITADGVIIHRYAGPLDDALWQSEFVPIINQLETN; encoded by the coding sequence ATGAAAAATAACGCGATAGACACAGGCATCAGTCGGACGCAGTGGATTAGTCTGGGTGTGTTTTTGCTTGCTATTGCGGTAGTGACGGTCGTTTTTTTCCGAGGATTGGGGCGAGACCCGCAAGCACTAGACTTAATGACAGCAGGCAAGCCCATCCCCGACTTTTCCTTGCCCAATTTGCTGGCAGAGAGCCACCTGTCTCGAGCCGATTTAACGACGGATCAGGGGTTTTATTTGATGAATTTTTGGGGTTCTTGGTGTCCTGCGTGTTACGACGAGCACACGTTTTTAATGGCGCTAGGCAAAAAACATGCCCTGTACGGTGTGAATTGGAAAGATGACAAAGCCGATGCGTTAGCGTTTTTGCAAAATTTAGGCAATCCATTTAAGCAAATTATTGTTGATAAACATAGCGAGCTGGCTATTAATATGGGTGTTTACGGTGCGCCTGAGACATTTTTAATTACAGCAGATGGCGTGATTATTCACCGCTATGCGGGGCCGCTAGATGACGCATTGTGGCAATCAGAATTTGTGCCAATCATTAACCAACTTGAAACCAACTAA
- a CDS encoding cytochrome c-type biogenesis protein, which yields MSLLNHYRWLYRVMTLMVAVLGAWATASFNVYSFEERAQEQQFQKIIKDLRCPKCQNNNLHDSNAPLAVDIKDYVYDSLQTGQGEAQIVEFLVDKYGEFIIYSPQRPVLWLLPWVVAGGLFLWALINISYKRNQQRKRQADAASASMREIIADYEHEHEPEHEPEHEREREQSSKRQP from the coding sequence ATGTCTTTATTAAATCACTACCGCTGGCTTTATCGTGTGATGACACTGATGGTTGCCGTGCTTGGCGCTTGGGCTACGGCAAGCTTTAATGTCTATAGTTTTGAAGAACGCGCACAAGAACAACAGTTTCAGAAAATCATCAAAGACCTACGTTGTCCTAAGTGCCAAAACAACAATCTGCACGATTCGAATGCACCGCTTGCGGTGGATATCAAGGATTATGTGTATGATTCGTTGCAAACGGGGCAGGGCGAGGCGCAAATCGTTGAATTTTTGGTGGATAAATACGGTGAATTCATTATTTATTCACCGCAGCGCCCTGTGTTATGGTTGTTGCCTTGGGTAGTTGCTGGCGGTTTATTTTTATGGGCGTTGATTAACATCTCATACAAAAGAAATCAGCAACGCAAACGGCAAGCGGATGCCGCATCAGCCAGTATGCGAGAAATTATTGCCGATTATGAGCACGAACACGAGCCCGAACACGAGCCCGAACACGAGCGCGAACGCGAGCAATCATCCAAGAGGCAACCATGA